TTTACCCCGTTCTTCTTCCTCATGGATCGCCTTCGATCATTATCGTATATGAATCATGTACGATCCGGTCGCATATGGCGTCAGCCAAAGTGGGTTCGCCTATTTTAAGATGCCAGCCGGCAACGTCGAACTGGGAACAAAACATCGTGGATGCCCTTTTATGGCGCGCTTCAACTATTTCAAGCAGATCACGGGCCTCGTTCTCCTTCAAAGAGAAGAGCAGCCATTCGTCCAGAATAAGAAGCTTTACCTGTTTATATTGCTTTATTACCTTTCGATACGTACCGTCACCGCGGGCGATGGCCAGCTCAGCGAATAGTTCCGGCAGACGCACATACCTGACGGAATAGAAATTTCGGCTGGCCGCCATTCCCAGTGCACAGGCAATATAAGTCTTCCCGCTCCCGGTCGCGCCAAGAATGCGCAGATTATGATTTTCCTCAATATATGCGCACGTAGACAGTCTTGCTATCTGAGTCTTATCCAGTTTCCTGTCAGGATGGTATTCGATATTTTCTATGCAGGCACCAGGAATCGAATAATTAGCCTTCTGTATCAGCCTGGTCAAACGGTTGCTTTTTCGTGCTGACCATTCTGAATCAACGATCATGCCGAAGCGCTCTTCAAATGACATTTCCGCAAAGCATCCGTTTTTGATCTGTTCGTCAAAAGACTGTGCCATTACGGAAAGCCTCATCTCATGCAGCTTGGATATAGTATTGTTATCCAGCATTATCCGTTCCTCCTGTAGTATCCTGCTCCGCGCGTAAAGCCGTACTGTTCTGTCTTTTCTTTTGCCGCATCCTCATTCTTCTCTGTC
This portion of the Synergistaceae bacterium DZ-S4 genome encodes:
- the istB gene encoding IS21-like element helper ATPase IstB, whose protein sequence is MLDNNTISKLHEMRLSVMAQSFDEQIKNGCFAEMSFEERFGMIVDSEWSARKSNRLTRLIQKANYSIPGACIENIEYHPDRKLDKTQIARLSTCAYIEENHNLRILGATGSGKTYIACALGMAASRNFYSVRYVRLPELFAELAIARGDGTYRKVIKQYKQVKLLILDEWLLFSLKENEARDLLEIVEARHKRASTMFCSQFDVAGWHLKIGEPTLADAICDRIVHDSYTIMIEGDP